Proteins co-encoded in one Setaria viridis chromosome 9, Setaria_viridis_v4.0, whole genome shotgun sequence genomic window:
- the LOC117838186 gene encoding cationic amino acid transporter 2, vacuolar — protein sequence MALEAGTSGCGGSGWGGGFRSLMRRKQVDSDRVRAEGQPQLAKELNVPELVAIGVGSTVGAGVYVLVGTVAREHAGPALTISFLIAGIAAALSAFCYAELASRCPSAGSAYHYSYICVGEGVAWLIGWALVLEYTIGGSAVARGISPNLALFFGGPDSLPWLLARHQLPWFDIIVDPCAAALVFVVTVLLCVGIKESSFAQGVVTVLNACVMIFVIIAGSYIGFQIGWVGYKVSDGYFPYGVNGMLAGSATVFFAFIGFDTVASTAEEVKNPQRDLPLGIGVALAICCALYMAVSIVIVGLVPYFAMDPDTPISSAFAKHGMQWAMYVVTSGAVLALCSTLMGSLLPQPRILMAMARDGLLPSFFSDVNKQTQVPVKSTIVTGICAAALAFAMDVSQLAGMVSVGTLLAFTIVAVSILILRYVPPDEVPLPPSMQESFRLNQECDEEKDRDLLGDGNCNTSQTNDVIVLVESMKDPLIEKRQHKGKMDETKRRKIAAFSIGSVCVGVLILTSSASVTWLPFLPICIGCIIGVVLLFAGLGMLSWIDQDDGRHSFGHSGGFTCPFVPVLPVMCILINTYLLINLGGGTWMRVGIWLLMGVLVYIFYGRTHSSLTDVVYIPVAQADEIYRSSSGYVS from the exons ATGGCATTGGAGGCCGGGAccagcggctgcggcgggagTGGATGGGGCGGCGGGTTCCGGAGCCTGATGCGGCGGAAGCAGGTGGACTCCGATCGGGTCCGCGCCGAGGGCCAGCCGCAGCTCGCCAAGGAGCTCAACGTCCCGGAGCTGGTCGCCATCG GGGTCGGTTCCACAGTTGGAGCTGGAGTATATGTTCTCGTGGGAACAGTTGCTAGGGAGCACGCTGGTCCAGCATTGACAATTTCCTTTCTGATAGCTGGAATAGCAGCAGCGCTTTCAGCTTTCTGTTATGCCGAGCTTGCTAGCCGTTGCCCCTCTGCTGGAAGTGCCTACCATTATTCATACATATGTGTTGGAGAAGG TGTTGCATGGTTGATTGGCTGGGCTTTAGTGCTGGAATATACTATTGGTGGATCTGCTGTTGCCCGCGGCATATCCCCCAATTTA GCCTTGTTTTTTGGGGGACCAGATAGTTTGCCATGGCTTTTAGCACGCCATCAGCTTCCATGGTTTGATATCATTGTTGATCCCTGTGCTGCTGCTCTTGTTTTTGTTGTGACTGTTTTACTATGCGTGGGAATTAAAGAG AGTTCATTTGCACAAGGAGTTGTAACAGTTCTGAATGCTTGTGTAATGATATTCGTTATCATAGCTGGTAGTTATATTGGCTTCCAAATAGGATGGGTCGGCTACAAGGTTTCTGATGG GTATTTCCCGTATGGAGTAAATGGAATGCTTGCTGGATCAGCAACTGTTTTCTTTGCGTTCATAGGCTTTGATACAGTTGCTAGTACAGCTGAAGAG GTAAAGAATCCACAGAGAGATCTACCATTGGGAATAGGTGTAGCGTTGGCTATTTGTTGTGCATTATATATGGCCGTTTCCATTGTTATTGTTGGGCTAGTACCATATTTCGCTATGGACCCAGATACTCCTATTTCATCAGCCTTTGCAAAACATGGAATGCAATGGGCCAT GTATGTTGTGACAAGTGGTGCTGTTCTTGCCCTTTGTTCAACCTTGATGGGTTCACTTCTTCCACAG CCTAGAATACTTATGGCCATGGCACGAGATGGGctgttgccatccttcttctctgATGTTAACAAGCAAACACAAGTACCTGTCAAGAGCACAATTGTGACTGGCATCTGTGCAGCTGCTCTGGCTTTTGCAATGGATGTTTCACAGTTGGCAGGAATG GTCAGTGTAGGCACACTCCTTGCATTCACCATAGTTGCTGTCTCAATCTTGATACTCAGATATGTTCCTCCAGATGAGGTCCCTTTGCCACCCTCTATGCAAGAATCATTCCGTTTGAACCAGGAATGTGATGAGGAAAAGGATAGGGATCTTCTTGGAGATGGGAACTGCAACACATCTCAAACAAATGATGTGATTGTTTTAGTAGAATCAATGAAGGACCCTCTTATTGAGAAAAGACAACATAAAG GCAAGATGGACGAGACAAAACGTCGAAAGATAGCTGCTTTCAGCATTGGATCTGTGTGTGTAGGGGTTCTGATCCTCACGTCTTCAGCCTCTGTGACATGGCTGCCTTT TCTCCCAATATGTATCGGCTGCATTATTGGCGTTGTTCTCCTTTTTGCTGGCCTTGGCATGCTCTCTTGGATCGACCAGGATGATGGCAGGCACTCTTTTGGTCATTCTGGAG GATTCACATGCCCTTTTGTTCCAGTGCTACCAGTTATGTGTATCTTGATAAATACATATCTGTTGATAAACCTGGG CGGAGGCACATGGATGAGAGTTGGCATATGGCTGCTGATGGGTGTTCTTGTGTACATTTTCTACGGGCGAACCCACAGTTCCCTAACAGATGTTGTCTACATTCCGGTagcacaagccgatgagatatACAGGAGTTCATCAGGATACGTATCGTAG